A single region of the Aeromonas hydrophila subsp. hydrophila ATCC 7966 genome encodes:
- the zapA gene encoding cell division protein ZapA, with amino-acid sequence MSTEAVEIVILGRPYKVSCPLGQQDALRQAADQLTDKLIELRQRSKVSSNEQLAVMAALNFCHELCLEKEKNHQYSETMDKRIKMLQRTIEAALIEHGQYGESSDEGLQP; translated from the coding sequence ATGAGCACAGAGGCCGTAGAAATCGTCATTTTGGGACGTCCCTACAAGGTATCCTGTCCCCTGGGACAGCAGGATGCCCTGCGCCAGGCCGCCGACCAGCTGACTGATAAACTCATCGAGCTGCGTCAACGCTCCAAGGTCTCCAGCAACGAACAGCTGGCGGTGATGGCAGCGCTCAATTTTTGCCATGAGCTCTGCCTTGAAAAAGAGAAAAATCACCAATACTCTGAGACCATGGACAAGCGGATCAAGATGCTGCAACGCACCATCGAAGCGGCCTTGATCGAGCACGGACAATATGGCGAATCCAGCGACGAAGGCCTGCAGCCCTAA
- a CDS encoding UPF0149 family protein, with amino-acid sequence MSKTNPLKYAAVADLMEQHELMATAVEAHGVICGLVCGGVALDDKSWLPHFNDLVNDGFGLPAPVRQVMTDLYHQVIESLMAQKGVELLLPSDEAPLDERIDSLVDWSQAFLAGFGVVQQELSKASEELQEMIQDIASITQVSAEFDQEDEENEASFLVLYEHVRLGVMMSFEEFGKRPDAPSTPPTLH; translated from the coding sequence ATGAGCAAAACGAACCCCCTGAAATACGCGGCCGTGGCCGACCTGATGGAGCAGCATGAGCTGATGGCGACGGCTGTAGAGGCCCATGGCGTGATCTGCGGTCTGGTGTGCGGTGGTGTGGCACTGGACGACAAGAGCTGGCTGCCCCATTTCAATGATCTGGTCAACGACGGTTTTGGTCTGCCGGCCCCGGTGCGCCAGGTGATGACCGATCTTTATCACCAGGTGATCGAGAGCCTGATGGCCCAGAAAGGGGTCGAGCTGCTGCTGCCAAGCGACGAAGCGCCGCTTGACGAGCGTATCGACTCGCTGGTGGATTGGTCCCAGGCCTTCCTGGCCGGTTTCGGCGTGGTGCAGCAGGAGCTCTCCAAGGCTTCCGAAGAGCTGCAGGAGATGATCCAGGATATCGCCAGCATCACCCAAGTCTCCGCCGAGTTCGATCAGGAAGATGAAGAGAACGAAGCCTCCTTCCTGGTGCTCTACGAGCACGTGCGCCTCGGGGTGATGATGAGCTTCGAGGAGTTCGGCAAGCGGCCGGATGCCCCGAGCACGCCGCCGACCCTGCACTGA
- the ubiH gene encoding 2-octaprenyl-6-methoxyphenyl hydroxylase has product MSQSDLNHVDVAIVGGGMSGAVLALSLAALPGPKPLQILLLEASAPELNAHPGFDARAIALSAGTCEALARHGLWSRFAPHCSPISQIHVSDQGHFGQAGLTAAEYGLPALGQVIELSAAGIALQQAIAACPQIRMLCPAQLERVEPLAEGVNLTLAGGERYQTRLLVAADGGNSFVRQQCKLAVSRHDYGQSAIIATVKTAEDPAGRAFERFTQGGPLALLPMQDGLSSLVWSVARDEAPALMALDDAAFLARLQQAFGWRLGRFLQTGQRHVYPLVLTVADYPLAQRTVLVGNAAHLLHPIAGQGFNLGMRDLDLLTRAVGRALTTGEDIGSFEVLSGYWQQRKGDQAQTVWLTSSLAQLFSNDHDPLVAGRNLALSLMGRLSCLKAPLASRTLGFVADVCRP; this is encoded by the coding sequence ATGTCTCAATCTGATCTGAATCACGTCGATGTGGCCATCGTCGGTGGTGGAATGAGCGGCGCCGTGCTGGCGCTCTCCCTCGCGGCCCTGCCAGGGCCCAAGCCCCTGCAGATCCTGCTGCTGGAGGCGAGTGCCCCCGAGCTCAATGCGCATCCCGGCTTCGATGCCCGCGCCATCGCGCTCTCCGCCGGCACCTGCGAGGCGCTGGCCCGGCACGGGCTCTGGTCCCGTTTTGCTCCCCATTGCAGCCCCATCAGCCAGATTCATGTGTCCGATCAGGGCCACTTCGGCCAGGCCGGCTTGACGGCGGCGGAGTATGGCCTGCCAGCCCTTGGCCAGGTGATCGAGCTGTCGGCGGCGGGCATTGCGTTGCAGCAGGCGATTGCCGCCTGCCCGCAGATCCGCATGCTGTGTCCGGCCCAGCTCGAGCGCGTGGAGCCATTGGCGGAGGGGGTTAACCTGACCCTGGCCGGTGGCGAGCGTTATCAGACCCGCCTGCTGGTGGCGGCCGATGGCGGCAACTCCTTCGTGCGCCAGCAGTGCAAGCTGGCGGTGAGCCGCCACGACTACGGCCAGAGCGCCATCATCGCCACCGTGAAGACGGCCGAAGATCCGGCCGGACGGGCTTTCGAGCGTTTCACCCAAGGAGGGCCGCTGGCCCTGCTGCCGATGCAGGACGGGCTCTCCTCCCTGGTCTGGAGCGTGGCGCGGGATGAGGCGCCAGCCTTGATGGCGCTCGATGACGCCGCGTTTCTGGCCCGCCTGCAACAGGCCTTCGGCTGGCGCCTCGGTCGCTTCCTGCAAACCGGTCAGCGCCACGTCTATCCGCTGGTGCTGACGGTGGCCGACTACCCGCTGGCCCAGCGCACCGTGCTGGTGGGCAACGCCGCCCATCTGCTGCACCCCATCGCCGGTCAGGGCTTCAACCTTGGCATGCGCGATCTGGACCTGCTCACCCGGGCGGTGGGCCGGGCGCTGACGACGGGGGAGGATATCGGCAGCTTTGAGGTGCTCAGCGGCTACTGGCAGCAGCGCAAGGGGGATCAGGCCCAGACGGTCTGGCTCACCTCTTCGCTGGCCCAGCTCTTCTCCAATGATCATGACCCGCTGGTGGCGGGCCGCAACCTGGCGCTCTCCCTGATGGGGCGGCTGAGCTGCCTCAAGGCGCCGCTGGCCTCCCGCACTCTGGGCTTTGTCGCCGATGTGTGCCGCCCCTGA
- a CDS encoding FAD-dependent 2-octaprenylphenol hydroxylase yields MQMQNVDVVIVGGGMVGLGLAAALKGSALKVAVIEGQLPEPALDEAPDNRVSALSLASQHILQQVGAWRGIEARRLQPYGQMEVWEQDSFGRIAFDAASLRQPELGHIVENRVIQLALLEAILDGDNIQLLSPARASSLQSGEAGSLLLLEDGRALSAKLVVAADGAHSWVRRQADIPLTSWDYGHHALVATVRCVEPHEAVARQIFTPEGPLAFLPLWQPDLCSIVWSVPAARAEALCQCDEEQFNRQLTTAFDGRLGLCKVAGARSAIPLTARYARDFARERLVLVGDAAHTIHPLAGQGVNLGLLDAAALAEQILRNQAAGKDIGRLANLRGYERWRKSEAASMLAAMEGLKRLFAGSNPLKKLVRGAGLCAFDLLTPLKQSVIRAAMGLEGELPALAKGNNLPTRPK; encoded by the coding sequence ATGCAGATGCAAAACGTGGATGTGGTGATTGTGGGGGGCGGCATGGTGGGCCTGGGGCTCGCCGCCGCGCTCAAGGGAAGTGCGCTCAAAGTCGCGGTGATCGAGGGCCAGCTGCCGGAGCCCGCGCTTGACGAGGCGCCGGACAACCGGGTCAGTGCCCTGAGTCTGGCCAGCCAGCACATCCTGCAGCAGGTAGGCGCCTGGCGCGGGATCGAGGCCCGTCGCCTGCAGCCCTACGGGCAGATGGAGGTGTGGGAGCAGGACAGCTTTGGCCGGATCGCCTTTGATGCCGCCAGCCTGCGCCAGCCCGAGCTCGGCCACATCGTCGAGAACCGGGTCATCCAGCTGGCGCTGCTGGAGGCGATCCTCGATGGCGACAATATCCAGCTGCTGAGCCCGGCCCGGGCGAGCAGCCTGCAAAGCGGCGAGGCGGGCTCCCTGCTGCTGCTGGAAGATGGCCGCGCGCTGTCGGCCAAGCTGGTGGTGGCGGCCGATGGCGCCCACTCCTGGGTGCGCCGGCAGGCCGACATCCCGCTCACTAGCTGGGATTACGGCCACCACGCGCTGGTGGCGACGGTGCGTTGTGTCGAGCCCCATGAGGCGGTGGCGCGTCAGATCTTCACCCCCGAGGGGCCGCTCGCCTTCCTGCCCCTGTGGCAACCGGATCTCTGCTCCATCGTCTGGTCGGTGCCAGCTGCCCGGGCCGAGGCGCTCTGTCAGTGCGATGAAGAGCAGTTCAACCGCCAGCTCACCACCGCGTTCGACGGTCGGCTGGGGCTGTGCAAGGTGGCAGGGGCGCGCAGCGCCATCCCGCTCACCGCCCGCTATGCCCGCGACTTCGCTCGCGAGCGGCTGGTACTGGTGGGGGATGCGGCTCACACCATCCACCCGCTGGCGGGGCAGGGGGTCAACCTGGGCCTGCTGGATGCCGCCGCCCTGGCCGAGCAGATCCTGCGCAATCAGGCGGCGGGCAAGGACATCGGCCGGCTCGCCAACCTGCGCGGCTATGAGCGCTGGCGCAAGAGCGAGGCGGCCAGCATGCTGGCGGCGATGGAGGGGCTCAAGCGGCTGTTCGCCGGCAGCAACCCGCTCAAGAAGCTGGTGCGTGGGGCCGGGCTGTGCGCCTTCGATCTGCTGACGCCGCTCAAGCAAAGCGTGATCCGGGCCGCCATGGGGTTAGAGGGTGAGTTACCGGCCTTGGCCAAGGGGAACAATTTGCCGACCCGGCCGAAGTAA
- the gcvT gene encoding glycine cleavage system aminomethyltransferase GcvT, with translation MIQTTVLHPKHLEAGAKMVDFHGWEMPINYGSQLEEHHQVRTDAGMFDVSHMTIVDLTGERVKAFLQHLLANDVAKLTVFGKALYSGMLTPEGGVIDDLITYYLGETFYRLVVNSATREKDLAWIRHHAQDFGVTVTERPELAMIAVQGSNAKAKAAKVFSAEQNAAVEGMKPFFGVQAGELFIATTGYTGEDGYEIVVPQEQACDLWQALLDNGVAPCGLGARDTLRLEAGMNLYGQDMDETVSPLAANMAWTIAWEPSDRQFIGRAALEAQKAAGSQPKLVGLVMEEKGVLRSGMPVTFTTAAGEEREGVITSGSFSPTLGYSIALARVPRDIGEQASVEIRKKLVTVKVTKPAFVRNGQKLV, from the coding sequence ATGATCCAGACTACAGTACTGCATCCCAAGCACCTGGAAGCCGGCGCCAAGATGGTGGACTTCCACGGTTGGGAAATGCCCATCAACTACGGCTCGCAGCTGGAAGAGCACCATCAGGTGCGCACCGATGCCGGCATGTTCGACGTCTCCCACATGACCATCGTCGATTTGACCGGCGAGCGGGTCAAAGCCTTCCTGCAACACCTGCTGGCCAACGATGTGGCCAAGCTCACCGTCTTCGGCAAGGCCCTCTACAGCGGCATGCTGACCCCGGAAGGCGGTGTCATCGACGACCTCATCACCTATTACCTTGGCGAGACCTTCTACCGCCTGGTGGTCAACTCCGCCACCCGCGAGAAGGATCTGGCCTGGATCCGCCACCACGCCCAGGACTTCGGGGTGACCGTGACCGAGCGTCCCGAGCTCGCCATGATCGCGGTGCAGGGCTCCAACGCCAAGGCCAAGGCGGCCAAGGTGTTCAGCGCCGAGCAAAATGCCGCAGTGGAAGGCATGAAGCCCTTCTTCGGCGTGCAGGCTGGCGAGCTCTTCATCGCCACCACCGGCTACACCGGTGAAGACGGCTACGAGATCGTGGTGCCGCAAGAGCAGGCGTGCGATCTGTGGCAGGCGCTGCTGGACAATGGCGTGGCCCCTTGCGGCCTGGGTGCCCGTGACACCCTGCGCCTCGAGGCTGGCATGAACCTCTACGGCCAGGACATGGACGAAACCGTCTCTCCGCTAGCCGCCAACATGGCCTGGACCATCGCCTGGGAACCGAGCGATCGCCAGTTCATCGGCCGCGCCGCGCTGGAAGCCCAGAAAGCCGCCGGCAGCCAGCCCAAGCTGGTGGGGTTGGTGATGGAAGAGAAGGGTGTGCTGCGCAGCGGCATGCCGGTCACCTTTACCACCGCCGCTGGAGAAGAGCGGGAAGGTGTGATCACCTCCGGCTCTTTCTCGCCCACCCTGGGGTACAGTATTGCGTTGGCGCGGGTGCCCCGTGATATCGGCGAACAGGCCTCGGTGGAGATCCGCAAGAAGCTGGTCACCGTCAAAGTGACCAAGCCGGCTTTCGTGCGAAACGGCCAGAAGCTGGTGTAA
- the gcvH gene encoding glycine cleavage system protein GcvH, which produces MSHIPSELKYATSHEWIRVEANGEAVVGITEHAQELLGDMVFVDLPEVGKQVGAGDDCAVAESVKAASDIYSPVSGEILAVNEELEGSPELVNSDPYGAGWLFRIKLDDAGELANLLDAEGYQNVVDEE; this is translated from the coding sequence ATGAGCCATATCCCGAGCGAACTGAAATATGCCACCTCCCACGAGTGGATCCGTGTCGAAGCCAACGGCGAGGCCGTAGTCGGTATCACCGAGCACGCCCAGGAGCTGCTGGGTGACATGGTGTTCGTCGATCTGCCGGAAGTGGGCAAACAGGTCGGTGCCGGTGATGACTGCGCCGTGGCCGAGTCGGTCAAGGCCGCCTCTGACATCTACAGCCCGGTGAGCGGCGAGATCCTGGCCGTCAACGAAGAGCTGGAAGGCAGCCCCGAGCTGGTCAACTCCGACCCCTACGGTGCCGGCTGGCTGTTCCGCATCAAGCTGGACGACGCGGGCGAGCTCGCCAACCTGCTGGATGCCGAAGGCTACCAGAACGTGGTGGACGAAGAGTAA
- the gcvP gene encoding aminomethyl-transferring glycine dehydrogenase: protein MTQSLFELEQKTDFIRRHIGPGEEDLRALLAVVGAESLDDLIEQTVPAAIRRPGPLGIGASMTEVEALAKLKGYAAQNKVAKSYIGMGYHDTHVPHVILRNVLENPGWYTAYTPYQPELAQGRLEALLNFQQLTLDLTGMDLASASLLDEATAAAEAMALAKRMAKSKSNLFFVADDVHPQVIDVVKERAVHFGFDVAVGPAAQACAEEVFGALFQYPTTTGEVKDLRVLIAAVQAQKGLACVSADLLSLLLLKSPGELGADVVLGSAQRFGVPMGYGGPHAAFFATRDAYKRSMPGRIIGVSKDARGKAALRMAMQTREQHIRREKANSNICTAQVLLANMASFYAVYHGPVGLKTIASRVHRLTTILALGLKAKGVALKHASWFDTLTVLTTGKSELIAKAEGLGINLRADLDGAVGVSLSETTTRGDVAELFELFLGTGHGLDIEALDQAAQAHHAIPQDLLRTDAVLTHEVFNKYHSETEMLRYIHRLEAKDLALNYAMISLGSCTMKLNATAEMIPVTWPEFGKLHPFAPLAQAKGYQLLLADLENWLVKVTGYDAVCMQPNSGAQGEYAGLLAIKKYHESRGEGHRDICLIPASAHGTNPASAQMAGLRVIVTACDKSGNVDLDDLRAKAAEAGDQLSCLMVTYPSTHGVYEETIKEVCDIVHQHGGQVYLDGANMNAQVGLTAPGFIGADVSHLNLHKTFAIPHGGGGPGMGPIGVKKHLAPFVAGHAVVKTDKESRNNGAVSAAPFGSASILPISWMYIAMLGDEGLKKSTQVAILNANYLAKKLGESFPVLYSGRNGRVAHECILDIRPLKEASGISEMDVAKRLMDYGFHAPTMSFPVAGTLMVEPTESESKRELDRFVEAMTSIRAEIAKVQDGQWSLTDNPLVHAPHTQDDVMDAEWSRGYSRAEAVFPSEAVRAAKLWPSVNRIDDVYGDRNLFCSCIPTEDYAK, encoded by the coding sequence ATGACCCAGTCACTGTTTGAACTCGAGCAAAAAACCGATTTCATCCGCCGTCACATCGGGCCGGGTGAGGAAGATCTGCGCGCCCTGCTGGCCGTGGTGGGCGCCGAGAGCCTGGATGATCTGATTGAGCAGACCGTCCCCGCCGCCATTCGCCGGCCGGGCCCGCTCGGCATCGGCGCCTCCATGACCGAGGTGGAAGCGCTGGCCAAGCTCAAGGGCTATGCGGCCCAGAACAAGGTCGCCAAGAGCTACATCGGCATGGGCTATCACGATACCCATGTGCCCCACGTCATCCTGCGCAACGTGCTGGAAAACCCGGGTTGGTACACCGCCTACACCCCGTACCAGCCCGAGCTGGCGCAGGGCCGTCTCGAAGCCCTGCTGAACTTTCAGCAGCTGACGCTGGATCTAACCGGCATGGATCTGGCCAGTGCCTCCCTGCTGGATGAAGCGACCGCCGCCGCCGAGGCGATGGCGCTGGCCAAGCGGATGGCCAAGTCCAAGTCCAACCTCTTCTTCGTGGCCGACGACGTGCACCCGCAGGTGATCGACGTGGTCAAGGAGCGGGCGGTCCACTTCGGTTTTGACGTGGCCGTCGGCCCGGCTGCACAGGCCTGTGCCGAAGAGGTGTTCGGCGCCCTGTTCCAGTACCCCACCACCACAGGGGAAGTGAAAGATCTGCGGGTCCTCATCGCCGCCGTACAGGCCCAGAAAGGGCTGGCCTGTGTCAGCGCCGACCTGCTCTCCCTGCTGCTGCTCAAATCCCCTGGCGAGCTGGGTGCCGACGTGGTGCTGGGCTCAGCCCAGCGCTTTGGCGTGCCCATGGGTTACGGTGGCCCGCACGCCGCTTTCTTCGCCACTCGCGATGCCTACAAGCGCTCCATGCCGGGCCGCATCATCGGTGTCTCCAAGGATGCCCGTGGCAAGGCCGCCCTGCGCATGGCGATGCAGACCCGCGAGCAGCACATCCGCCGCGAGAAGGCCAACTCCAACATCTGTACCGCTCAGGTGTTGCTGGCCAACATGGCGAGCTTCTACGCCGTCTACCACGGCCCGGTGGGACTGAAAACCATCGCTTCCCGCGTGCACCGTCTGACCACCATTCTGGCGCTCGGCCTCAAGGCCAAGGGCGTGGCCCTCAAGCATGCCAGCTGGTTCGATACCCTGACCGTGCTGACCACGGGCAAATCAGAGCTGATCGCCAAGGCCGAGGGGCTCGGCATCAACCTGCGCGCGGATCTGGACGGCGCGGTGGGCGTGTCGCTCTCTGAAACCACCACCCGTGGCGATGTGGCCGAGCTGTTCGAACTGTTCCTGGGCACAGGCCACGGTCTGGATATCGAGGCCCTTGACCAGGCGGCGCAGGCCCATCACGCTATCCCGCAGGATCTGCTGCGCACCGACGCCGTGCTGACCCACGAGGTATTCAACAAGTACCACTCCGAGACCGAGATGCTGCGCTACATCCACCGTCTCGAAGCCAAGGATCTGGCGCTCAACTACGCCATGATTTCCCTGGGCTCCTGCACCATGAAGCTCAACGCCACCGCCGAGATGATCCCGGTGACCTGGCCCGAGTTTGGCAAGCTGCACCCGTTCGCCCCGCTGGCCCAGGCCAAGGGTTATCAGCTGCTGCTGGCCGACCTCGAAAACTGGCTGGTGAAGGTGACCGGTTACGATGCGGTCTGCATGCAGCCCAACTCCGGTGCTCAGGGCGAATACGCCGGTCTGCTGGCCATCAAGAAGTACCACGAGTCCCGCGGCGAGGGGCATCGCGACATCTGCCTCATTCCTGCATCCGCTCACGGTACCAACCCGGCCTCCGCCCAGATGGCGGGCCTGCGGGTCATCGTCACCGCCTGTGACAAGTCGGGCAACGTGGATCTCGACGATCTGCGCGCCAAGGCCGCCGAGGCGGGGGATCAGCTCTCCTGTCTGATGGTGACCTACCCCTCCACCCACGGGGTGTACGAGGAGACCATCAAGGAGGTGTGCGACATCGTTCACCAGCACGGTGGTCAGGTCTATCTGGACGGCGCCAACATGAACGCCCAGGTGGGCCTCACTGCACCGGGCTTTATCGGGGCGGACGTGTCCCACCTCAACCTGCACAAGACCTTCGCCATTCCTCACGGCGGTGGCGGCCCGGGCATGGGCCCCATCGGCGTGAAGAAACACCTGGCGCCGTTCGTGGCCGGTCACGCCGTGGTCAAGACCGACAAGGAGAGCCGCAACAACGGCGCCGTGTCGGCGGCACCGTTCGGCTCGGCCAGCATCCTGCCCATCAGCTGGATGTACATCGCCATGCTGGGGGACGAGGGGCTGAAGAAATCCACTCAGGTGGCCATCCTCAACGCCAACTACCTGGCCAAGAAGCTGGGTGAATCCTTCCCGGTGCTCTATTCCGGCCGCAACGGTCGGGTGGCCCACGAGTGCATCCTAGATATCCGCCCGCTCAAAGAAGCCTCCGGCATCAGCGAGATGGACGTGGCCAAGCGGTTGATGGACTACGGCTTCCACGCGCCGACCATGAGCTTCCCGGTAGCGGGTACCCTGATGGTCGAGCCGACCGAGTCAGAATCCAAGCGCGAGCTGGACCGCTTCGTCGAGGCGATGACCTCCATTCGCGCCGAGATTGCCAAGGTACAGGATGGGCAGTGGAGCCTCACCGACAACCCGCTGGTGCATGCGCCGCATACCCAGGATGACGTGATGGATGCAGAGTGGTCCCGTGGTTACAGCCGCGCCGAAGCGGTCTTCCCGTCGGAGGCTGTGCGCGCCGCCAAGCTGTGGCCGTCGGTCAACCGCATCGACGACGTCTACGGCGATCGCAACCTGTTCTGCTCCTGCATCCCGACCGAGGATTACGCCAAGTAA
- a CDS encoding permease, protein MNDWLTMLRDASQMFLFLAFELSVLFLVISAGVSLIRQKIPDTKIQAMLGARKGRGYFISAALGALTPFCSCSTIPMLRGLLSAKAGFGPTLTFLFVSPLLNPIIVGLMWATFGWKVTVLYAVIAAGVSVLASMLLDMLGFERHVIDPKEAKQSSCGTGCSTTTSEPASVSATACCSSKVIKSIKPLKAQTSCCTMQSNEAASTLSCCADGTAALTQAPVILTAFAKARLDAWQQFKDVLPYLLLGVLIGSFIYGFIPAEWIAAHAGAGNPLAIPFSAVVGIPLYIRAEAVIPLASVLLGKGMGMGAVMALIIGSAGASLTEVILLKSMFRTPMILAFLTVILGMAVMMGYLTQWLL, encoded by the coding sequence ATGAATGACTGGTTAACCATGCTGAGAGATGCATCTCAGATGTTTTTGTTCCTGGCCTTCGAGCTTTCTGTGCTGTTCCTGGTGATCAGTGCCGGGGTCAGCCTGATCCGCCAGAAGATACCTGACACCAAGATCCAGGCCATGCTGGGGGCACGAAAAGGCAGAGGATATTTTATTTCAGCAGCACTTGGCGCTTTGACCCCTTTTTGCAGTTGCTCAACCATTCCTATGCTGCGCGGACTCTTGTCTGCCAAAGCCGGTTTTGGGCCAACCCTGACCTTTCTGTTTGTCTCACCGCTGCTCAACCCCATCATCGTCGGCCTGATGTGGGCCACCTTCGGCTGGAAAGTGACGGTACTGTATGCCGTGATTGCAGCAGGCGTTTCTGTGCTGGCGAGTATGCTGCTGGACATGCTGGGGTTTGAGCGTCATGTCATTGACCCCAAAGAGGCCAAGCAAAGCAGCTGCGGCACCGGTTGTAGCACCACGACAAGTGAACCTGCCAGTGTGAGCGCAACAGCTTGCTGCTCAAGCAAGGTAATCAAGTCCATCAAACCGCTAAAGGCCCAGACATCCTGCTGTACTATGCAATCCAATGAGGCCGCATCAACTCTCTCTTGCTGCGCAGATGGCACTGCGGCACTGACTCAGGCCCCAGTCATTCTCACTGCCTTCGCCAAAGCGCGTCTCGATGCCTGGCAGCAATTCAAAGACGTGCTTCCTTACTTGTTGCTGGGGGTGCTGATAGGGTCATTTATCTACGGCTTCATCCCCGCCGAATGGATAGCGGCCCACGCCGGGGCAGGCAACCCGCTGGCGATCCCGTTCAGCGCAGTTGTGGGTATTCCGCTCTATATCCGGGCAGAAGCCGTTATCCCGCTGGCATCGGTATTGCTGGGCAAAGGAATGGGCATGGGGGCGGTGATGGCGCTGATTATCGGTAGTGCAGGAGCCAGCCTGACCGAGGTGATCCTGCTCAAGTCGATGTTCAGAACACCTATGATTCTTGCGTTCCTGACCGTCATCCTGGGGATGGCCGTCATGATGGGTTACTTGACACAGTGGCTTCTCTAA
- a CDS encoding ArsR/SmtB family transcription factor, which translates to MQLEEVAKALKELGHPTRLFIFKHLVKAGEQGLPVGDLQKQLAIPASTLSHHIAALVSVGLVKQNRESRTLLCVSQYDVLEEIIAFFREECCVNGRST; encoded by the coding sequence ATGCAATTGGAAGAGGTTGCCAAGGCATTGAAAGAGCTGGGTCATCCGACTCGTTTGTTCATTTTCAAGCATTTGGTCAAAGCAGGGGAGCAAGGCTTGCCTGTCGGAGACTTGCAAAAGCAGCTCGCGATTCCCGCGTCGACCCTAAGCCACCACATTGCCGCGCTGGTCTCGGTTGGTCTGGTCAAGCAGAACCGGGAGAGCCGCACCCTGCTGTGCGTCTCTCAATACGACGTGCTGGAAGAGATCATCGCATTTTTCCGTGAAGAGTGTTGCGTAAACGGTCGCTCAACCTGA
- a CDS encoding ArsR/SmtB family transcription factor → MNKDIATKVFESLSSGIRLDVWRLLVKAGLEGQVAGQLASELDIAPNTLSFHLKAMLHAGLLSVEQEGRFLRYRANIPLMLDLIGYLTEECCAGHPEACGVMRAESGCSPHVLPAQPCCNKE, encoded by the coding sequence ATGAATAAAGATATTGCTACTAAAGTCTTCGAGTCTCTGTCGTCCGGCATCCGCCTTGATGTATGGCGCCTGCTGGTCAAGGCCGGGCTGGAAGGGCAAGTCGCTGGCCAGTTGGCCAGCGAGCTCGACATTGCTCCTAACACGCTTTCATTTCATCTGAAAGCCATGCTGCATGCGGGCTTGCTCTCGGTGGAGCAGGAGGGACGCTTTTTACGCTATCGCGCCAACATTCCCCTGATGCTCGATTTGATCGGTTATCTCACCGAAGAGTGCTGCGCCGGTCATCCGGAAGCCTGCGGGGTGATGAGGGCTGAGTCTGGCTGCTCACCCCATGTATTGCCTGCGCAGCCATGCTGCAATAAGGAGTAG
- the arsD gene encoding arsenite efflux transporter metallochaperone ArsD, whose amino-acid sequence MRLIQVFDPVLCCSSGVCGTDIDQNLVIFAGDAEWLKQQGGSLYRFNLAQQPLVFAETPAVASFLELSGEEGLPVILVDGQVVLTGRYPSRAELIRYAGLGLPKAPESDGAEVEQPAAEPNKAGAIKGIVKSGCCSGSSGCC is encoded by the coding sequence ATGAGACTGATACAAGTTTTTGACCCGGTCCTGTGCTGCTCCAGCGGCGTCTGTGGCACAGACATTGACCAAAATCTGGTGATCTTCGCTGGCGATGCCGAGTGGCTCAAGCAGCAGGGGGGATCTCTATATCGCTTCAATTTGGCGCAACAACCTCTGGTTTTTGCTGAAACCCCGGCGGTGGCTTCTTTCCTGGAACTGTCCGGTGAAGAAGGGCTGCCTGTGATCCTGGTGGATGGCCAGGTGGTTCTCACCGGTCGTTATCCCAGCCGCGCTGAACTGATCCGCTATGCAGGGCTGGGGTTGCCGAAAGCACCAGAAAGCGATGGTGCCGAAGTTGAACAGCCAGCAGCCGAACCCAACAAAGCCGGTGCCATCAAAGGGATCGTCAAGAGTGGATGCTGCTCCGGCAGCAGTGGTTGCTGCTAG